The Campylobacter vicugnae DNA window ATGGATATAAAAATTGCAACATTTGAAGATATAGAATTTATAAAATATTGTTTTTATCTAGGATTTAAAGAAAAACATTTTTACAATATAGAATTTATTGAAAAATTAGGAGTTATAATAAAAAATAATGGTGTATTAGGAATAATTTTTATTATTAAAGATAGCACAAATGAAAAAGCAGGTTTCGCATTTTGTGGAAAAAGTAAAGGTTCGAATATATATGAAATAAATATGATCTATATCTTAGAAAAATTTAGAAACAAAAAATTAACTACAAATTTTATTAAATATTATGAAAAACTTATCCCCAACAATAAAATAATTGTTCGATGTGATATAAAATATTCTAAACAAGCTATTGAAATTTTTAAACATTTAGGCTATCAAGAATTATCTAAAAAAGAAAAAACAAATCAATACGAATTTATGATATTAGAAAAATCTATTTAAAAAGGATATGTAATGCA harbors:
- a CDS encoding GNAT family N-acetyltransferase codes for the protein MDIKIATFEDIEFIKYCFYLGFKEKHFYNIEFIEKLGVIIKNNGVLGIIFIIKDSTNEKAGFAFCGKSKGSNIYEINMIYILEKFRNKKLTTNFIKYYEKLIPNNKIIVRCDIKYSKQAIEIFKHLGYQELSKKEKTNQYEFMILEKSI